A single region of the Chionomys nivalis chromosome 5, mChiNiv1.1, whole genome shotgun sequence genome encodes:
- the C1ql2 gene encoding complement C1q-like protein 2, producing the protein MALGLLIAVPLLLQAAPPGAAHYEMLGTCRMICDPYSVAPAGGPAGAKAPPPGPSTAALEVMQDLSANPPPPFIQGPKGDPGRPGKPGPRGPPGEPGPPGPRGPPGEKGDSGRPGLPGLQLTTSAAGGVGVVGGGTGGGGDTEGEVTSALSAAFSGPKIAFYVGLKSPHEGYEVLKFDDVVTNLGNHYDPTTGKFSCQVRGIYFFTYHILMRGGDGTSMWADLCKNGQVRASAIAQDADQNYDYASNSVVLHLDSGDEVYVKLDGGKAHGGNNNKYSTFSGFLLYPD; encoded by the exons ATGGCACTGGGGCTGCTGATCGCGGTTCCCCTGCTGCTGCAGGCGGCTCCCCCCGGCGCTGCTCACTACGAGATGCTGGGCACCTGCCGCATGATTTGTGACCCGTACAGCGTCGCTCCCGCAGGGGGACCCGCGGGCGCCAAGGCTCCACCGCCAGGACCCAGCACTGCTGCCTTGGAAGTTATGCAGGACCTCAGCGCCAACCCCCCGCCTCCCTTTATCCAGGGACCAAAGGGTGATCCAGGGAGACCAGGCAAGCCGGGGCCTCGGGGTCCCCCTGGAGAACCGGGGCCGCCTGGGCCCAGGGGTCCCCCAGGGGAGAAGGGAGACTCGGGGAGGCCAGGGCTACCAGGACTGCAGTTGACAACCAGCGCGGCTGGTGGCGTTGGAGTGGTGGGTGGCGGAACCGGGGGCGGTGGCGACACGGAGGGCGAAGTGACCAGTGCGCTGAGCGCTGCCTTTAGCGGTCCCAAGATCGCCTTCTATGTGGGACTCAAGAGTCCCCATGAAGGCTACGAGGTGCTCAAGTTCGACGACGTGGTCACCAACCTTGGCAATCACTACGACCCCACCACCGGCAAGTTCAGCTGCCAGGTACGAGGCATCTACTTCTTCACTTACCACATCCTCATGCGTGGCGGCGACGGAACCAGCATGTGGGCGGATCTCTGCAAAAACGGGCAG GTGCGTGCCAGCGCCATAGCCCAAGATGCAGACCAGAATTACGACTATGCCAGCAACAGTGTGGTATTGCACCTGGATTCAGGCGATGAAGTCTACGTGAAGTTGGACGGCGGGAAGGCTCACGGAGGCAACAACAACAAGTACAGCACATTCTCGGGCTTTCTCCTGTATCCGGATTAG